The nucleotide sequence CGGACCTGCTCGACATAATTGATCCGTTTGATCTTGACATCGACAAGCTCGATACCAAAAGGGCTGAGTTTGGGCTGCGCCTGCTCCAGAATACCCTTGGTGATTTTGTCCCTGCCGACGCTGATCTTTGCCGCAGGCTCTTTCTGGCTGTCTTCGAGCCCGATTTCGTAAGTATCGAGCTCCCGGTTGCTCAGCCGCACCGTCTCGATCAGGGGATAGGATGTGATGAAATTGCGTGTGGCCGGATCAATGATATCGTCGAGTCTTCCCTTGGCGCTGACCATGTTGTTCACGGTCTGAAAGAATTTGACCGGATCGACGATCCGCCACCGTGCAAACGCATCCACCCAGATATAGGTTTTGTCGAGTGTCGGAATCTGGCCCGGGTCCCCATCCCATTGCTGCAGGTTCTTGGGGAAAACGTTCACCTGCTGAATGACGGGCAGCTTGAAATAGAGCCCCGGCGCCTGTTTGGGTTCTCCGACCACCCGCCCAAACTGCGTGATGATGACCTGTTCGGTTTCATCCACGATGTAGGCGGCGGAAAACGCCACGTAGGCCGCCAAAAATACAATTACCAAAACCAAACCTTTGATTTTCATTTCTGGTCACCACGCTGTTTTCCAAGGTTCAAAAGCGGCAGCAGATTTTTCTGATCGGCATCGACGATGATTTTTTCACCGATTTTCGGATAGATGCTGCTCATCATTTCCAGATAGAGCCTGCGCCGGGTGACATCCTTTGCCTTCTGATATTCGGCGTAGAGAGACTGGAAGCGGGCCACATCCCCCTGGGCGCGATTCACCCGATCCAGGGCGTAACCTTCTGCCGCCCGGATGGTCCGCTCGGCTTCCCCCTTGGCGGATGGAATGGCCTTGTTGTATTCCTCTCTGGCCTGATAGATCAGTTTCTCCTTTTCCTGAATGGCCTGGTTGACTTCGTTGAAGGAGGGCTGAACAGGCTCGGGCACATTGGTCCGTTTCATTTCGATGGTCACGATGCTGATGCCCGATTCGGCGTTGTCGAGCTCTGCCTGGAGGATATTCTTGGCCTCGACGGCGATTTCCTCGCGTTTGCTGATCACTTCGTTGACGCTGCGATCACCGATCACCAGCCGCATGGCCGCCTCCGACATGTCCATCAGAAGCCTGCGGTTGTCATGAACCTTGAACAGATAGTTGTAGGGATCCTTGATCCGGTATTGCACGATCCACGGCGCAAGCGCCACGTTGAGATCCCCAGTCAGCATCAGCGCGACATTGCTGTCTTCGGAAGTAGCCGAAAACTTCGTCCGCTCACCGTCGGAGCGCATCGAGCTGAAACCGAATTCCTCCTTGAAGACCCTGCGGACCTTGACCTTGGTCACTTTTTCGATGCCTGCCGGCCACTTGAAATTCAAACCGGGCTGGGTCGTTCGCACGTACTTGCCGAAGCGCTGGATCACACCGACCTCATCGACATCAACCGTATAGAAGGCCGAGCTGCCCAGAAACAGGACAAGCAGCACGACAATCAGAACGGATGCGCCCGGAAGCTTGATGTTCTTGAATTTTTCCGCCAGCTCGTTCAGTTGCGGCGGCACCCCGGGAGCTTTGCGGGTCTGCTGTTCCTTGAGTTTATCCCAATCCCAACTCATTCTTATCATTCCTCATCATGGGTTCTTCCGGCTTGCAGGATTCAGATATCCGAGCCGATTGCAAAACCGGCATATTTCGTCAC is from Desulfatirhabdium butyrativorans DSM 18734 and encodes:
- the hflC gene encoding protease modulator HflC, yielding MKIKGLVLVIVFLAAYVAFSAAYIVDETEQVIITQFGRVVGEPKQAPGLYFKLPVIQQVNVFPKNLQQWDGDPGQIPTLDKTYIWVDAFARWRIVDPVKFFQTVNNMVSAKGRLDDIIDPATRNFITSYPLIETVRLSNRELDTYEIGLEDSQKEPAAKISVGRDKITKGILEQAQPKLSPFGIELVDVKIKRINYVEQVRESVYARMIAERKQIAEKFRSEGKGEASKIIGEKEKDLKRITSEAYKASQEIIGKAEAESTRLYAQAYSQDVEFYTFMKSLDVYNETMNDRTSLVLSTDADFLKYLKGFQPSKP
- the hflK gene encoding FtsH protease activity modulator HflK, coding for MSWDWDKLKEQQTRKAPGVPPQLNELAEKFKNIKLPGASVLIVVLLVLFLGSSAFYTVDVDEVGVIQRFGKYVRTTQPGLNFKWPAGIEKVTKVKVRRVFKEEFGFSSMRSDGERTKFSATSEDSNVALMLTGDLNVALAPWIVQYRIKDPYNYLFKVHDNRRLLMDMSEAAMRLVIGDRSVNEVISKREEIAVEAKNILQAELDNAESGISIVTIEMKRTNVPEPVQPSFNEVNQAIQEKEKLIYQAREEYNKAIPSAKGEAERTIRAAEGYALDRVNRAQGDVARFQSLYAEYQKAKDVTRRRLYLEMMSSIYPKIGEKIIVDADQKNLLPLLNLGKQRGDQK